The Malaclemys terrapin pileata isolate rMalTer1 chromosome 7, rMalTer1.hap1, whole genome shotgun sequence nucleotide sequence TCTGTGCAAGCTTGGAGCTCACAGGAAGGTCCAAGACTTCCCTCCCTTAGGGGAGGGCAGCTAGGGGTTGGGGCCTAacttctgggttctctccttCAACTGCAGCTGCTCCCTCACACCTGCCCTTCTCCTTCCCTTGTAGACAGCATGATTCGGGTGGGGGCTGATTACCAAGCTGTGATCCCTGAGTGCAAGCCAGGTAAGGGTACTGATGCCGTCCGGAttcctggggaggggcagagacagcaggaggcaccgcTCCTTAGAAATCCTTACTCCAGTCACCCAGGACCAATGGCTGTACAGTGCGGGCTTGatggggggagcagagagaggagggggtagtTGGTCTGTCTGCAGGCAGCCTCCCCCCTCACATGCTGTGggagcctcctcccccaagaCAGTGCCTGGGTGGGATTGAATGGGGGTGCTGGGCTTTGTTAAGGTTCAAAAGGgcggaggagcagaggggaaaagTGTACTCGCTTCCTCCCTGCATGGTGCCTGCCCCTGCCAACGCCCCACCTCCCCCATTACCAGGAGCAGAGCAACATACTCTGGGCCTGATTGTGCCCATAGTCTCTCCTCCCCTCACTTGTGCATTGGCACAGTAAGAAGCTTTTCCTGGCATAGGGCCACAGCTGCCTCCGCTgccagctgggctgctgggggGCTCAGTACAATTGCTTTTCTCTCattggggctgtgggttggggttgAGGGGCATCATCAGAGCTGTGTGGTGGGCGGAGCCCAGGGCCAtcatagcagggggctgcgggtcaggattgaagggcactggcagagctgtggggtctTGGTCCCTGCTGCCCTCTTCATTTTGTGGAGTGAGTCCTAGAGcagagcaggggcttgggggCTGTGTGATGGGTGGGGCCCAGGAGTGTCTGGTGCTGGGAGCTCCGTGCTGACCCTTTGTCTCCTGTCTGTCTGATGCAGAAAGCCCCGCTCGCTACAGCAACAAGGAGCTGAAGGGGATGCTGGTCTGGTCGCCCAACCACTGCGTGTCAGATGCCAAATGTGAGCAGCCCCTAGCCCTTATCATTAGCACATGGGCACCACAGCCAGGGCACCTGCTGGCTGGGGCTGTTCCCTCGCCCGCTTCCCTGTCTGGGcaaggcaccagcccagcaactactccccctcccctggcccagaaacctcccctcccctgccaatcAATGCCCCAATCCAGCTCAACACATGaccctctcttcctccctgaCCAAGCCCAGCtcactgcctctttcccctgGCCCAGTGTACTGCccatctctcccatctcccatagCCCCCTTGTTTGCCAGCCCAGCATgctacctcctcccctccccaacctctGTCCCCCCCAGGCCCACCCAGCAACCTCCACAGCCCAGAGtgctccaccctcccccacccagcaatCCCCTTTGTCCCCAAGCCCAGCATGCCTTCCCTAGCCCAGTGCACTACTGTCCCcagcaaacccctccccccaagcccagTGTGCCGCCCCCCTTTCCATGGCCAGCaaatctctctccccctttccttgGCCTAGCAatcccctctgcccttcccaaCATACTGCCCCCTTACTCCTCCTCTGGCCCCCAcatgctgctcctcccctctgcttacCCCCACAGATACTCTAGATGAGTCATTTCTAACCCTTCAGCTCTTGCTCTGGTGGGGTTTAGGACCTGGGGGAGATGGCCATGGAGGACCTGGGGGAGATGGCCATGGCTTGCCCCCCTCCTTCTAGACATATTCACTGCCCAGGACATTGCTTCCCCATCCTGCAGGGCAGGGTTGGGATCAGAGAAACGGAGAGGGGAGGTTCCAGGCTGGGGATCAACTTCTCGCCctgcagggtgcagggggattgtGGGCTTAGACAGAATGCCTAGCCTATCACTCCCACACAACCCTTGGGTGAGACGGGGCATGGGGGCTGGATGGGTCTCACACCCCAACACAGAAAGACAAACATCCAGCCCCACAGCATCAGATACCCCCCTTGCATGCATACCCCGCGTGTATCAGAGATGCCACCCTGCGTGCGCCCCTCGTGTATCACAGGTCCGCCCCGCATGCATAACCCCACATCAGACATGCTCCCTGCGTGCACACCCCTGTGTATCAGACACCCCGCCGCAACATGCATGCCCCCGCATCAGACATACCCTCCGTGCATGCACACCCCCTCGTCAGGCATGTCCCCACatgcacaccccctcccccccatgacccGGTATCagatccctcccacacacaaacccAGTGTTAGACATTTCCCCTCCCTGCACATACACAATCAGTATCACACCAACCCCCACCTAACATCAGACACTCCCTGCCATGCATGTGCTGTGCTGTCTCAGGCCCATCTGCACAGTAGATGTGATACCTTGGGTggtgggagttgtgggggaggggagggtccagCAGGAAGAAGTTGTCCTGATGACTTGTCttgtctcttctctccccccatcaGTGGACAAATACATTGCAATGGCCAAGGACAAGCACGGCTACAACATTGAGCAGGTAGGGGCAATCCCCACACCCTGCACACTGCATGGGGCAGCCGTGTAGGGATAGATCCCACAGAGTTTGGCCCTTTTGATTCTTGTGTCCCACAGGTCCCAGGGATACTACCCCATCTTACCTCACCATGCCCCAGGATGCCTGACCTGgcccctccaacacacacaccccggaaTGCTACCCCGTCCTTGGGATACTGAACCCTGTGCCCCATCTCACCCACCCTCCATTGCCCTGGGGACGCTGACCCCTCCCGCCCTGTCTCACCATCTTCCCCATTCCCAGGGACACATCTCCCCTACCATACCCCCGGACACCCCAATCCCTCACCCTAGCTCATCTCCCTCATTCCATCCTGGGGAtccccctcatccccatctcatcgtcccctccccaccctgcggATGCTGctgcccctctcaccccccatATCGCCCCAGGCCCTGGGGATGCTGCTGTGGCACAAGCATGACGTGGAGAAGTCTCTGGCTGACCTGGCCAACTTCACGCCCTTTCCAGACGAGTGGACGGTGGAGGACAAGGTGCTATTCGAGCAGGCGTTCAGCTTCCATGGCAAGAGCTTCGCGCGCATCCAGCAGATGGTACGTGCCTATCACGCCCCCTCAGCCAGCAGATGGTGCTTGCAACTCATCCCTTGCAAACAAGCAGATGGTACATTCCACTTCACTCTTCTCCCCCATACAACCAGCACACGCTACCTACAATCTCCTTGCAGTTGGCACATGGCACCTGCCACCCTGTCTCCCCGCCAGCAAATGGTACCTGCCGCCCCCACCCGCACAAACCAGCAGATGGCACCTGACATGCCTGCTCCCCCCTGCCAGCAGATGGTACCTGCCATCCCTCCTGTGGTCAACATAATTGGCATATGCTACaattcccccccccagccaccacatAGTATGTTCCATGCACCCCCACCCAGAAGCCAGCAAAGATGGTACATGCCACCAACCGCCACCTGGCAGCTAGCAAAGATAGCTTGTGCCACCCTCTACTCCCATAGCCAGTGGATGGTatgtgaccccctccccctgtaGCAGCTAATAGATAGTATATGGCACCCTTGCTTTCCTCCACAGTGACCAAATGGCATTTGCCACTGTCTCTCCCCCTGCAGGCAGCAGGTGGTATGTGCTAATGACTGCACCCCCCCCAGCAGATGGTATATGCCATGATGTCCCCATCTCCCCCTGAGGCCAACATATGTGATATATGCCAACCCCCTACCCTGTGTGATGGTGTCACCTTACCCCGTAGGGGCCTGGCATGGGGGTGCGGACTTTGTGAACCCTCCATAGCTAGGGACCCACCTTCCTTCTCATGGGGATCCAGGCAggcctctccctcctctccccctcctactttttccccatgcaggcatctcctccccccccccacccccgcatcccatctctccctccccctgcatctcctcccacccctgccccaccccatatCCCATCTGTCActccaatctcttccccccccagcaTCTCCTCTCTCCCTCATCCCCCCGGCATCCCTTGCCCCATCTCTCCCCCCCAGCATCTCTTCCCACCCTCGCCCACTGcatcccatccctccctccaatctctccctccatctcctcccaccccttcccccccacatcccatctCTGCCCCTCATACCCCTGGCATCCCATCTCTTgccccatctctccctccccctgcccccccgcattcccatctctccctccaatccccccctccccacgagCATCTCCTCTCCCCATCATCCCCTCAGCATCCCATCCCTTGCCCCATCTCTCCCCCACAGCATCTCCTCCCCTGGcatcccatccctccctccattcttCCCCACCCAGCATCCCATCCCTCCCTTGAGTCTCTCCCCTCAACAGGCATCTCCTCAcgctccctcccattccttgtcATCCCATCCCTCCCTGCACCATTCAATCTCCCCACGCACCTCACCACTCCATTCCCAGATATTATattcccccccgccaccctctGCCAAGCACTtcaaccccccgctccctccaGGCATCTGACCCCATCCCCTATCTGTCCCCAGCTCCCCGACAAGCTgatccccagcctggtgaaataTTACTACTCCTGGAAGAAGACAAGGAGCCGCACGAGTGTCATGGACCGACAGGCCCGCCGGCTGCTCAGCAAGAAGGAGAGGGATGACAggtgaggtgtgtgggggggaggtacaggcatgggcagggtggggggttctggatgAGGAAGGGGGGCAGGCTAGATGGCCACGGAAGGGGTGGAGGGCAGACAGTGGGGACAGGGGGTTTGTGGTGAggtggagggcaggggctggggggtccggttggggggcagcctggggttcTTGGTACCATCCCCTCTAACCCATGCCATGCTCCCCCCAGTAACGACGAGATGGAGGAGGGACGGGCAGCCAGCGAGGGGGAGTTTGATGCCATGGACCCCAAGAAGgaggtgaggggttgggggtgggttGGCTCACAGGCAGGTGGGTGGGAGAGGGCACATCCTCACTCGcttgggctctgtgctgagggtgggagagggaccctgggctgcagTGGATCATTAGAGGGCAATATGCTCCAGGGATCAGCATGGGGccagtagggggcactgtgcCATGGGATGGTgaggggggtgctgtgctgtaggGGGTGTTGTGGGAGGAGCCAGTCCATGGCACTGTGTTGCAGCAGGAGTCCCTAGGGGGCGCTGTACTCAGATCAGCTCCATTCCCTGCCCAGCCGAGCTACCAGAAGCTGCCGAACAGCCGGCCGGGCCCAGGATCGGGCTCAGGGCCTGTGAGGAAGGAGGCGCAGCTGTCGCAGTATCGGCACCACCCACTGCGCTCACGCCGGCGCCCCCCCAAGGGCATGTACCTGAGCCAGGATGACATCGCTGGCATCTCGGCCAGCCCTGACGTGGGCACCCTGGCGCTGCGCCACCTCGACTCACAGCTCGTCTCCCTCAAGCGCCAGgtaaccccaaccccccccatcaccccatcaaacccccagccctgacatgGGCACCCTGGCGCTGCGCCACCTCGACTCACAGCTCGTCTCCCTCAAGCGCCAGGTAACCCCGACCCCCCATCACCCCTGtcaaacccccagccctgacatgGGCACCCTGGCGCTGCGCCACCTCGACTCACAGCTCGTCTCCCTCAAGCGCCAGGTAACCCCGACCCCCCATCACCCCTGtcaaacccccagccctgacatgGGCACCCTGGTGCTGCGCCACCTCGACTCACAGCTCGTCTCCCTCAAGCGCCAGGTAACCCCGACCCCCCATCACCCCTGtcaaacccccagccctgacatgGGCACCCTGGCGCTGCGCCACCTCGACTCACAGCTCGTCTCCCTCTAGCGCCAGGTAACCCCTGAGCCCCCAGCTCTCACTGACAgtccccttttctcccctcccctcaggtcCAGTGCATCAAGCAGATCAACAGCAGCATGAAGCAGGCCCTGGAGGGTGGGATCGACAAGCTGCGGCCCCCTGAGGTGAGATGAGGGGCACTGACCTCCATGTAGGGGGAGAAGGAACCAGGCCGTTGGGGGAGGTGAggtgctgggcccagctcccatgaggcacaaGGGTTGGGGAGAGGACCTGCCCCGTGGGAGGGTGAGGGAAGGGCAGGTCTGAATCCCAGCCTGATGCTCTCCACTCTCCCGCCAGGGGAACGGCAAGTTCAACTCGCGCTGGACAACGGACGAGCAGCTGCTGGCTGTGCAGGGTGAGCTGGGgtcgggggaggtgggggtggggctccagggagggagtgccGGGGTGGGTAGGCGCCCCTCCCATCATGGCTGCCCCGTGGGTATGTAAGTGACGCCAGCCTGGGGATGTAGCTGCCCCTGGACTCCCTCCCTGCATGCAGGGACCCTGCCTCCCCTGAGTAGCTgatccccttccctctccccagccatcCGCAGGTACGGGAAGGATTTCCAGGCCGTGGCTGGTGTGATCGGCAACAAGACGCTGGCCCAGGTGAAAACCTTCTTCGTCAGCTACCGGCGCCGCTTCAACCTGGAGGAGGTGCTGCAGGAGTGGGAGGCTGAGCAGGGGGGCTCCCCAAGGGGCCGCTCCCCCCCCCATGACACCAAGAGTTCCAGCGTCTCACTGGCCAGCAGCGAGGAGGACGATGAGGTGAGGGAGGGGTGAGACCCCTGACCTGTACCCACAGACCCCTCCAATCCCAGGCcagctggtgcccctcagtccaaCCAGTAGCCCCCAGCCATCCATTcgccacacacagcccccggCTCTGCCACTTCCCTCGGTCTGACTGATGGGCCCGGGCCCCCCGCACGCTCAGCCAAGGCCCCCCAGTCCGACCCACGACCTCCTGCCctgccagccccgggctccccgcacGCTCAGCCAAGGCCCCTCAGTCCGACCCGcggccccctgccctgccagcccCGGGCGCCCTGCACGGCTCCCCACTCACTCTGTTCTCTCCTTGCAGGTGCAGATCACAGCTGTGTCCCGCTCTGCccagcagcagccgcagccccCAGCATCCACTGCAGCGGCTccgccctctgcctccccccggcTGCCGCCCACCACGTTGTCGCAACCTCCCCCCTTGCTGCGGCCCACGCTGCCCACAGCGCCCACGCTGCACCGCCAGCCACCCCCCCTCCAGCAGGGAcgcttcctgcagcccagactGTCGCCCAACCAACCACCCCCACCACTCATCCGACCTGCTGCCTCCCGCCACCATGGGCGggggccccagcacccctcctCGCTGGTGGGCGtggccctggagccccctcctccgtcctcctccagctccctctgAGGTGCGGGGGGAGGCCAGCTGAAGCCCCCTGCTTCCTTAGTGGCCTGGATCCTGCTTGGTTAAGGGGTCAGGGGCTCCATCTACCCCATAGTGACACACTGGGGGTGTCTCTaggaccccccctccccaggggaggggagagactgaaGGACTTGCATTGGTTGAACCCGGCCCCCCCAGCGTGGTCCATTTGGGCTCTAAGCGAAATCCAGGCAGGAGAGTGGGTACCAAtgccagctgtggggagcctggggtagtggggggggaggggaggggtctttACTTGTAGAGGGATCAGGTCTATGGAGTGGCATGCCCCCTGCTGGTGAGCCatgcccagtgtggggcagggacccctCCTCACCCCTAGGAGcctgggcaggggatggggggtggggctccTATCTGTGGCTCAATGAGCTGTGGGATGTATCacctcctggggggaggggcgcaggaATGTTCTCCTGGcactgggggcgggtgggggaggagagctgaCACTAGCCCCTGGCTGGCAGAGcagttgctggggggggggggggtgttgagggGCAGGAGTAGCacaaaagcccccccccaaaTGGGGCACAGCTCCCTCACCTTGGGGGGCAGCACTGGCTCCCAGGGGGGACCTGAGTGCCAGGGTCCAGGTAAGAGTAACCAGCGCTAACACTGGGTGAGGCACTTGCAGGAGAGTTGGTGGGAGCAGCATGGAAGAGGCCTTGGAAGAagcacagagctgggggagggggttgggcatccccct carries:
- the RCOR2 gene encoding REST corepressor 2, which gives rise to MPSVMEKSGPASGILSRSRAKSATNGNHQTSEDESSEEEHSHDSMIRVGADYQAVIPECKPESPARYSNKELKGMLVWSPNHCVSDAKLDKYIAMAKDKHGYNIEQALGMLLWHKHDVEKSLADLANFTPFPDEWTVEDKVLFEQAFSFHGKSFARIQQMLPDKLIPSLVKYYYSWKKTRSRTSVMDRQARRLLSKKERDDSNDEMEEGRAASEGEFDAMDPKKEPSYQKLPNSRPGPGSGSGPVRKEAQLSQYRHHPLRSRRRPPKGMYLSQDDIAGISASPDVGTLALRHLDSQLVSLKRQVQCIKQINSSMKQALEGGIDKLRPPEGNGKFNSRWTTDEQLLAVQAIRRYGKDFQAVAGVIGNKTLAQVKTFFVSYRRRFNLEEVLQEWEAEQGGSPRGRSPPHDTKSSSVSLASSEEDDEVQITAVSRSAQQQPQPPASTAAAPPSASPRLPPTTLSQPPPLLRPTLPTAPTLHRQPPPLQQGRFLQPRLSPNQPPPPLIRPAASRHHGRGPQHPSSLVGVALEPPPPSSSSSL